The proteins below are encoded in one region of Pseudomonas putida NBRC 14164:
- a CDS encoding helix-turn-helix transcriptional regulator — MEILFHEVAGHTALARTIEQIGSQRFWRQLILVLRHWVPFDNALAMHFPPQGAPQVLEEYDAAPAPAAGELYLDGLYLLDPFYQAGREGLASGCYHLEEVAPDHFWQTDYYQNYFQDHVLVDEVQFLLQLPDGVLSLSLGMRRAFDATELGKLNLISAWVLALLGQHWARSGVPVPVQAPVGDALARFAQGLLSERELEIARLILRGYSSKAMAQRLGISPETIKVHRRHLYAKLNISSHPELFSMFIRELGFADERGETPSA; from the coding sequence GTGGAAATTCTCTTTCATGAGGTTGCCGGCCACACCGCGCTGGCCAGAACGATCGAGCAGATTGGCAGCCAGCGCTTCTGGCGTCAGCTGATCCTGGTGCTGAGGCACTGGGTGCCGTTCGATAACGCGCTGGCGATGCACTTCCCTCCCCAGGGCGCCCCACAAGTGCTGGAGGAATACGATGCAGCGCCAGCCCCCGCAGCGGGTGAGCTGTACCTCGACGGGTTGTACCTGCTAGACCCTTTCTACCAGGCCGGCCGCGAAGGCTTGGCCAGTGGTTGCTACCACCTGGAAGAAGTGGCCCCGGACCATTTCTGGCAAACGGACTATTACCAGAACTACTTCCAGGACCATGTGCTGGTCGACGAAGTCCAGTTCCTGTTACAGCTGCCCGATGGGGTGTTGTCGCTGTCACTGGGCATGCGCCGCGCTTTCGACGCAACAGAGCTGGGCAAGCTCAACCTGATCAGTGCCTGGGTGCTGGCACTGCTTGGGCAGCACTGGGCGCGTAGTGGCGTGCCGGTGCCCGTGCAGGCGCCGGTTGGCGATGCATTGGCCAGGTTCGCCCAAGGCCTGTTGTCCGAGCGGGAGCTGGAAATCGCCCGCCTTATCCTGCGCGGCTACTCGTCGAAAGCGATGGCGCAACGGCTCGGTATCTCGCCAGAAACCATAAAGGTGCACCGGCGCCACCTATACGCGAAGCTGAACATCTCGTCTCACCCCGAATTGTTTTCAATGTTCATACGGGAGCTGGGGTTCGCAGATGAACGGGGGGAGACCCCATCAGCCTGA
- a CDS encoding APC family permease codes for MTSCSAPTPELKPTLSVADVVAITVSSVTPASSVFVIAPFAIAQAGTGVIWAFVLGGVLALMFALCYAELGRAHSAAGGEYVFAKRVFGGMAGYATFLTVLAMLVFIPPVLATGAATYLNAALGTQLDGQTVALVIVALGYLLGILNIKLNAWVTGICLFLEVAALMVIVVLGFGHAQQPVSSLVSPLVLHNGILHAAPWALVIGAVGTALFSFNGYGGAVLLAEDMKCGGRGIAKAVLWSLVLVLAIEVVPLVALLVGAPSLEAMLASPDPIGYLLTAHGNETLSRLVSAGIFLSVFNAIIALVIQSGRVIYSSGRDALWMPTLNRAFIRIHPKWESPWLATLFLAVPSAALTFSSNLSELTSFTVLLILCVYLVVGMCALFSRVLRRDREHPYRMPLWPLPALAAVTGAGYLLTTLLSTASARDIFIILGILLTSVLLYGTYGKLSPAFQKL; via the coding sequence ATGACGTCCTGTAGTGCACCCACCCCAGAACTCAAACCGACGCTGAGCGTCGCAGATGTAGTCGCCATCACCGTGTCATCGGTGACACCCGCAAGCTCCGTCTTCGTCATTGCGCCCTTTGCTATCGCCCAGGCAGGTACAGGTGTGATCTGGGCCTTCGTGCTAGGTGGTGTGCTGGCGCTGATGTTTGCGCTTTGCTATGCCGAACTGGGCCGCGCGCACAGTGCGGCAGGGGGTGAATACGTGTTTGCCAAGCGGGTATTTGGCGGGATGGCCGGTTACGCTACGTTCCTTACCGTGCTGGCTATGCTGGTGTTCATTCCACCGGTCTTGGCCACGGGGGCAGCCACTTACCTGAATGCAGCGCTCGGCACCCAGCTTGACGGGCAGACGGTGGCCTTGGTGATCGTGGCTCTGGGCTATTTGCTTGGCATTCTCAACATCAAGCTGAACGCGTGGGTCACCGGCATTTGCCTGTTCCTTGAGGTGGCGGCACTGATGGTGATCGTGGTGTTGGGCTTTGGCCACGCCCAGCAACCGGTCAGCAGCCTTGTCAGCCCGCTGGTACTCCATAACGGGATACTGCACGCGGCGCCCTGGGCGCTGGTGATTGGTGCGGTGGGCACTGCGCTGTTCTCTTTCAACGGTTATGGCGGCGCCGTGTTGCTGGCCGAAGACATGAAATGTGGCGGGCGTGGGATCGCCAAGGCAGTGCTGTGGTCGCTGGTGCTGGTGCTGGCCATCGAAGTGGTCCCGCTGGTGGCGCTGCTGGTAGGGGCACCCTCGCTTGAGGCGATGCTGGCCAGCCCGGACCCTATCGGCTACCTGCTGACGGCCCATGGCAACGAAACACTCTCGCGCCTGGTCAGCGCCGGGATTTTCCTTTCGGTGTTCAATGCCATCATTGCCCTGGTCATCCAGAGTGGGCGGGTGATCTACAGCAGCGGGCGGGATGCGTTGTGGATGCCGACCCTGAACCGCGCTTTCATCCGCATTCACCCCAAGTGGGAATCGCCCTGGCTGGCCACGCTGTTCCTCGCCGTGCCTTCCGCTGCCTTGACGTTCAGTTCCAACCTGTCGGAGCTCACGTCCTTCACCGTGCTGCTGATCCTGTGCGTGTACCTGGTGGTCGGGATGTGCGCGCTGTTCAGCCGCGTGCTGCGCCGCGACCGTGAGCACCCTTACCGGATGCCGCTGTGGCCACTGCCGGCCTTGGCTGCGGTGACCGGGGCCGGGTACCTGTTGACTACCCTGTTGAGTACGGCTTCAGCCCGGGACATTTTCATCATTCTTGGCATTCTGCTGACCTCCGTGTTGCTGTACGGCACGTATGGCAAGTTGAGCCCGGCCTTCCAGAAACTTTGA
- a CDS encoding alpha/beta hydrolase yields MSDAPRNPLLIAGPAGQIELLIDHPAGPPKGVVLVSHPQPLLGGTPRHIVPLTLARQLCAAGWQVVRPSFRGVGQTQGAHDEGIGEAQDCIAVIRHFCRELPELPIALVGFSFGAYVFARVACALEGQLQAVALLGLPVGDVPGGRYYEPLPVPADCLLLHGEQDEMAPLANLLQWAGPGQRAVSVYAGANHFFKGCLGRAAEQVIAHLALKTGR; encoded by the coding sequence ATGTCGGATGCACCACGTAACCCGTTGCTTATCGCTGGGCCGGCCGGCCAGATCGAGCTGCTGATCGACCACCCTGCCGGGCCGCCCAAGGGGGTGGTGCTGGTCAGCCACCCACAACCGCTGCTGGGCGGCACCCCGCGCCATATTGTGCCGCTGACCCTGGCGCGGCAGCTGTGCGCAGCCGGTTGGCAAGTGGTGCGGCCGAGTTTCCGTGGGGTAGGGCAGACACAAGGTGCGCACGACGAGGGTATCGGCGAAGCGCAAGACTGCATCGCGGTCATCCGGCACTTCTGCCGGGAGTTGCCGGAGCTGCCAATAGCCTTGGTAGGGTTTTCTTTTGGTGCCTATGTGTTCGCCCGTGTGGCCTGTGCGCTTGAAGGGCAGTTGCAGGCAGTGGCGTTGCTGGGGCTGCCGGTGGGTGATGTACCAGGTGGGCGCTATTACGAGCCATTGCCGGTGCCTGCGGATTGCCTGCTGCTGCATGGCGAACAGGATGAAATGGCGCCGCTGGCCAACCTGTTGCAATGGGCAGGCCCGGGGCAACGGGCGGTGTCGGTTTATGCAGGTGCCAACCACTTTTTCAAGGGCTGCCTGGGGCGGGCGGCTGAGCAGGTGATCGCCCACCTGGCATTGAAAACCGGGCGCTGA
- a CDS encoding DmpA family aminopeptidase, translating into MRARDFGITLGLGRPGPHNAITDVPGVRVGHATLDKHHNGKPVRTGVSVIEPREGPARHQPCFAGCHVLNGNGDATGLEWIREAGLLTTAIATTNTHSVGVVRDALIAHEHATLADASTYWCMPVVMETYDGVLNDIWGQHVNADLVQQALGAARGGPVTEGAVGGGTGMICHEFKGGIGTASRVLPAEQGSWTVGAFVQANHGQRRDLRVDGYPVGRVLLDLPTPFDQQDTPGMGSIVVVLATDAPLLPHQCQRLAQRAALGIARTGGGTDDSSGDIFLAFSTGNTGLAPADYNRRDLPMTAQVAMVNNDHISPLFAAAAEAVEEAIVNAILAGRTMQAEDGREVPGLQGKRLLTALEQVGWKAQG; encoded by the coding sequence ATGCGAGCACGCGATTTCGGTATCACGCTGGGCCTTGGTCGGCCTGGCCCCCACAACGCCATTACCGATGTGCCGGGTGTGCGGGTTGGCCACGCCACCCTGGACAAGCACCACAATGGCAAGCCTGTACGCACCGGTGTCAGTGTCATCGAGCCCCGCGAAGGCCCGGCGCGCCATCAACCGTGCTTCGCCGGCTGCCATGTGCTCAATGGCAATGGCGACGCCACAGGCCTGGAGTGGATTCGTGAGGCGGGCCTGTTGACGACAGCCATTGCCACCACCAACACGCACAGCGTCGGCGTGGTGCGCGATGCACTCATCGCCCATGAGCATGCGACCCTGGCGGACGCGTCGACCTACTGGTGCATGCCGGTGGTGATGGAGACCTACGACGGCGTGCTGAACGACATCTGGGGGCAGCATGTGAATGCGGACCTGGTTCAGCAAGCGCTGGGGGCGGCCCGTGGCGGGCCCGTTACCGAAGGTGCGGTAGGGGGGGGTACCGGCATGATCTGCCATGAATTCAAAGGCGGGATCGGTACTGCGTCGCGGGTATTGCCGGCAGAGCAGGGTAGCTGGACGGTGGGTGCCTTTGTCCAGGCCAACCATGGCCAGCGCCGCGATCTGCGGGTGGATGGCTATCCCGTAGGCCGGGTGTTGCTTGACCTGCCCACGCCATTTGACCAGCAGGATACCCCCGGCATGGGCTCGATCGTGGTGGTACTGGCCACCGATGCACCGTTGCTGCCGCATCAGTGCCAACGGCTGGCGCAACGTGCTGCGCTGGGCATTGCCCGCACGGGTGGCGGCACCGATGACTCCAGCGGCGATATCTTCCTGGCATTCTCGACGGGGAATACCGGGCTGGCGCCTGCCGACTACAATCGCCGCGATCTGCCGATGACAGCGCAAGTGGCGATGGTCAACAACGACCATATATCGCCGCTGTTCGCAGCAGCGGCCGAGGCGGTGGAAGAGGCCATTGTCAACGCGATCCTGGCTGGCAGGACCATGCAGGCAGAGGATGGGCGAGAGGTGCCGGGCCTGCAGGGTAAGCGGCTGCTGACGGCCCTTGAGCAAGTGGGTTGGAAGGCTCAGGGTTGA
- a CDS encoding LysR family transcriptional regulator, with product MNLKALRCCVEIVRQGSFTKAAQHLHIAQPALSMAVTRLEEELGVTLFNRTTRKVILTAEGEQFLPRIASALREMDVARQELRDMADLKRGEVRLGIPPMFGLHYVPGLMNAFRRLFPGIAMTVFEGSAEDIGHRLEQREIDLALLESRRVPPDKESILLGSDEMLACMHPDHPYAGKAFLTAEDLRNTDMVVFDRTFVQRHLLDAFFAEHGITYQVALQSNFVSLVVQAALDNMGVATLLRSVQQRTPGIVGVPFRPAQQMSFRLCWRSGEYLSLASKRFIDFAAQTHYLER from the coding sequence ATGAACCTCAAGGCATTGCGCTGCTGCGTCGAGATCGTGCGCCAGGGCAGCTTCACCAAGGCTGCGCAGCATTTGCACATCGCCCAACCTGCGCTGAGCATGGCCGTAACCCGGCTGGAAGAAGAACTGGGCGTGACCCTGTTCAACCGCACCACACGCAAAGTCATCCTCACCGCCGAGGGCGAACAGTTCCTGCCACGCATTGCGTCCGCGCTGCGCGAAATGGATGTTGCCCGGCAAGAGCTGCGTGACATGGCCGACCTGAAGCGCGGCGAAGTGCGCCTGGGCATCCCGCCCATGTTCGGCCTGCACTATGTGCCCGGGTTGATGAATGCCTTCCGCCGGCTGTTTCCAGGCATTGCCATGACCGTGTTCGAAGGCAGTGCCGAGGACATTGGCCATCGCCTGGAACAACGGGAAATCGACCTGGCATTGCTGGAGTCCAGGCGCGTGCCCCCCGACAAGGAATCGATCCTGCTGGGCAGTGACGAGATGCTCGCGTGCATGCACCCCGACCACCCCTATGCCGGTAAGGCCTTCCTCACGGCGGAAGACCTGCGCAATACCGACATGGTGGTGTTCGACCGCACATTCGTTCAACGTCACCTGCTGGACGCGTTCTTCGCCGAACATGGCATCACTTACCAGGTGGCGTTACAGAGCAACTTCGTCTCGCTGGTGGTGCAGGCCGCGCTGGACAACATGGGCGTGGCGACCCTGCTGCGCTCGGTCCAGCAACGCACGCCGGGCATTGTTGGGGTGCCGTTCCGGCCCGCGCAGCAGATGAGCTTCAGATTGTGCTGGCGCTCGGGGGAATACCTGTCGCTGGCCAGCAAGCGGTTCATCGACTTTGCTGCGCAGACGCATTACCTGGAGCGGTGA
- a CDS encoding HWE histidine kinase domain-containing protein gives MTFDPQVNLTNCDREPIQIPGSIQPHGCLLACDASATVVLRHSVNAPHLLGLAGDINGQKLHTVLGDEVAHTLRNALARTREASRPALSFSVMLPNGQAFDIAAHLFKGTAILEFEPAGASIAEPIELARTLIAQLREIDQTGKLFRDAARFVRAVLGYDRVMIYQLGADGAGKVVAEAKRGDLESFMGQYFPASDIPQQARALYLRNPVRVISDAQFKTVAIEPVLDPSGEPLDLSYAHLRSVSPVHCEYLCNMGVGASMSISVIVNGELWGMIACHHYAPRTLAMGQRVAAEMFGEFFALHIETLRSRQKLEAAVRVHKALDSIVRDANQSADIDGFFHSRLPRLMSLIPCDGIGMSLQGRWASAGLTLPKAAVPDLLRLADTVADGRTWASNRLSMVHPSAQAYFTDVSGVLIIPMSQQPRDYLIFFRKEVIETLEWAGDPNKTYDSGALGDRLTPRKSFAIWKETVHQQSLPWTEQDRQFGDAIRTAIVEVVLHNSELLASERSKAEVRQRILNEELNHRVKNILSLIGALVAHPTSESQTLQDYVATLKGRIQALSLAHDQVVRGDGGGRLAMLLEAELSPYRTAADVIELQGPNVILDARAYSVMALVLHELATNAAKYGALSRAGGKLAVSWAIDAASACVISWRESGGPTVRPPSRTGFGSVLIDRSIPFDLGGTSTVEYYPEGLQGVFRIPDKHLTVADTFEPAIPVSAMARVGDTFATRAGLCVLILEDQLVIAVGLEQILNDAQIKEVITANSEAEAMQLLARRTPDVAILDVNLGTGTSISVADELVRRQVPFLFATGYGDGISIPEHLKGVPVARKPYDANSILASLQGLLDR, from the coding sequence ATGACCTTCGACCCACAAGTAAACCTGACAAACTGCGACCGCGAACCCATCCAGATCCCTGGCAGCATCCAGCCCCACGGCTGCCTGCTGGCCTGTGATGCATCCGCGACAGTGGTGCTGCGCCATTCGGTCAACGCCCCGCATCTGCTGGGCCTGGCAGGCGATATCAACGGCCAGAAGCTGCACACGGTGCTAGGGGACGAGGTAGCCCATACCCTGCGCAACGCACTGGCCCGTACCCGCGAAGCCTCGCGCCCTGCACTCAGCTTCAGCGTGATGCTGCCCAACGGCCAGGCCTTCGATATCGCCGCCCACCTGTTCAAAGGTACGGCAATCCTGGAGTTTGAACCGGCCGGTGCCAGCATCGCCGAGCCCATCGAGCTGGCCCGTACCCTGATCGCGCAGCTGCGCGAAATCGACCAGACCGGCAAATTGTTCCGCGACGCTGCCCGCTTTGTCCGGGCCGTACTGGGCTACGACCGGGTGATGATCTACCAGCTCGGCGCAGACGGTGCCGGCAAGGTGGTCGCCGAAGCCAAACGTGGCGACCTTGAAAGCTTCATGGGCCAGTACTTCCCCGCCTCCGACATCCCACAGCAGGCCCGAGCGCTTTACCTGCGCAACCCGGTCCGGGTGATTTCCGACGCCCAGTTCAAAACGGTCGCCATCGAGCCGGTCCTTGACCCGTCAGGCGAACCGCTCGACCTGTCCTACGCGCACCTGCGCAGCGTGTCGCCGGTCCATTGCGAGTACCTGTGCAACATGGGCGTGGGCGCCTCCATGTCGATATCGGTCATCGTCAACGGCGAGCTGTGGGGGATGATCGCCTGCCACCACTACGCGCCACGTACCTTGGCCATGGGGCAGCGGGTGGCCGCCGAAATGTTCGGCGAGTTCTTCGCGTTGCATATCGAGACCCTGCGCAGCCGGCAAAAACTCGAAGCCGCCGTGCGGGTTCACAAAGCACTGGACAGCATCGTGCGCGATGCCAACCAGTCAGCGGACATCGATGGGTTCTTCCACTCACGCCTGCCGCGGCTGATGTCGCTGATCCCCTGCGATGGCATCGGCATGTCGTTGCAAGGCCGCTGGGCATCGGCGGGGCTGACATTGCCCAAGGCTGCCGTGCCCGACCTGTTGCGCCTGGCGGATACGGTCGCCGATGGCCGTACCTGGGCGTCCAACCGCCTGTCGATGGTGCACCCTTCGGCCCAGGCGTATTTCACCGATGTGTCCGGCGTGCTGATCATCCCGATGTCGCAGCAGCCGAGGGATTACCTGATCTTCTTTCGCAAGGAGGTCATCGAGACGCTCGAATGGGCCGGGGACCCGAACAAGACCTACGACAGCGGCGCGCTGGGCGATCGCCTGACGCCACGCAAAAGCTTCGCCATCTGGAAAGAAACCGTTCACCAGCAGTCGCTGCCCTGGACCGAACAGGATCGCCAGTTTGGCGATGCCATCCGCACCGCCATCGTCGAAGTGGTGCTGCACAACAGCGAGCTGCTCGCCAGCGAGCGCTCGAAGGCTGAAGTGCGCCAGCGCATCCTTAACGAGGAGCTCAATCACAGGGTCAAGAATATCCTGTCGCTGATTGGTGCGCTGGTTGCCCACCCGACCTCCGAGAGCCAGACCCTCCAGGACTATGTGGCCACCCTCAAAGGGCGTATCCAGGCATTGTCACTGGCCCACGACCAAGTGGTGCGTGGGGATGGTGGCGGCCGCCTGGCAATGCTGCTGGAGGCCGAGCTTTCGCCCTATCGCACTGCTGCCGACGTGATCGAGCTGCAGGGCCCGAACGTCATCCTCGACGCGCGCGCCTACTCGGTGATGGCCCTGGTGCTGCACGAACTGGCCACCAATGCGGCCAAGTATGGTGCGCTATCGCGGGCCGGCGGCAAGCTTGCGGTGAGCTGGGCGATCGACGCCGCCAGCGCCTGCGTCATCAGCTGGCGTGAAAGTGGCGGGCCAACGGTACGCCCGCCCAGCCGCACTGGCTTTGGATCGGTACTGATCGACCGCAGTATCCCGTTCGACCTGGGCGGCACCAGCACGGTGGAATATTACCCCGAAGGCCTGCAAGGCGTTTTCCGGATCCCTGACAAGCACCTGACCGTCGCTGACACCTTCGAGCCAGCCATCCCGGTCTCGGCCATGGCCCGCGTAGGCGATACCTTTGCAACACGGGCGGGCTTGTGCGTGCTGATCCTCGAAGACCAGTTGGTGATTGCAGTCGGCTTGGAGCAGATTCTCAACGATGCTCAAATCAAAGAGGTGATCACCGCCAATTCCGAAGCCGAGGCGATGCAATTGCTCGCCCGCCGCACACCGGACGTTGCGATACTGGATGTCAACCTGGGCACCGGCACATCCATTTCCGTGGCCGATGAACTGGTGCGCCGTCAGGTTCCATTCCTGTTTGCCACAGGCTATGGCGATGGCATCAGCATTCCCGAGCACTTGAAGGGCGTCCCCGTAGCGCGCAAGCCTTACGATGCCAATAGCATCCTGGCCAGCCTGCAGGGCCTGTTGGATCGTTGA
- a CDS encoding MFS transporter: MLQILVWGGSFFLLAVMGKPILRETGWDSGWVYGALSLGLMVSALLAPLSSRLVARYGGRSQLAASGVVVGLGLLVVANCHSLPVFLLAWVIIGAGMAMGLYEALFATLGALYAERAGRAITGITLISGFATTITWPVVALAIEQLGWRTACTAYALVLIVAVAPLYLWVLPAGQPLHKAQGATVTNDLPVDRRLYWLLTAIFAIGAIIMTAVSVQLVAVLQGQGHSLAAAIGLSALLGPSQVASRVLQIIAGKRHPIWTALVSSVLVAVGLTLVAVAPGVTALGLLLYGCGNGLRAIVRGLLPLALMPPAQYVALMGKMSRPSLVGQALTPLVGGYLFQHFGATGILATLSALAFTSVVLVLLVMHGLPRQTA, encoded by the coding sequence CTGCTGCAAATCCTGGTGTGGGGTGGTTCGTTCTTCCTGCTGGCGGTGATGGGTAAACCGATCCTGCGCGAGACCGGCTGGGACAGCGGCTGGGTATATGGGGCGCTTTCGCTGGGCCTGATGGTTTCGGCGCTGCTGGCGCCGCTGTCCAGCCGCCTTGTGGCGCGTTATGGCGGGCGCTCGCAACTGGCCGCCAGCGGTGTGGTAGTAGGGCTGGGCTTGCTGGTGGTTGCCAACTGCCACAGCCTGCCGGTGTTCCTGCTGGCCTGGGTGATCATTGGCGCGGGGATGGCAATGGGGCTTTATGAAGCGCTGTTTGCCACCCTCGGTGCCTTGTATGCGGAACGGGCGGGGCGGGCGATTACCGGTATCACCCTGATTTCGGGGTTTGCCACCACCATCACCTGGCCGGTGGTGGCCCTGGCCATCGAGCAACTGGGCTGGCGCACGGCGTGTACGGCTTATGCGCTGGTGCTGATCGTTGCCGTGGCGCCGTTGTACCTCTGGGTGTTGCCGGCAGGCCAGCCCCTACACAAGGCCCAGGGCGCGACGGTGACGAACGATCTGCCTGTGGACCGCCGCTTGTACTGGCTGCTGACCGCAATCTTTGCCATCGGCGCGATCATCATGACTGCTGTTTCGGTGCAGCTGGTAGCGGTACTGCAGGGCCAGGGCCATTCGCTGGCGGCTGCCATTGGCCTGAGTGCCTTGCTCGGGCCAAGCCAGGTGGCGTCGCGGGTACTGCAGATCATCGCCGGCAAGCGCCACCCGATCTGGACTGCACTGGTGTCGTCGGTGCTGGTCGCAGTCGGCCTGACGCTGGTGGCCGTGGCGCCGGGCGTGACCGCGCTGGGCCTGCTGCTGTATGGCTGTGGCAATGGCTTGCGGGCGATTGTCAGGGGGCTGCTGCCGCTGGCCCTGATGCCACCAGCCCAGTATGTTGCGCTGATGGGCAAGATGTCGCGCCCCTCGTTGGTTGGCCAGGCACTGACGCCCTTGGTGGGTGGCTACCTGTTCCAGCACTTCGGCGCGACGGGGATACTGGCAACGCTGTCGGCACTGGCATTTACCAGTGTCGTACTGGTGTTGCTGGTGATGCATGGCCTCCCGCGGCAAACGGCGTGA
- a CDS encoding acetolactate synthase large subunit, with amino-acid sequence MAKAADVVVQCLENEGVEYVFGIPGEENLDLLESLRKSKIKLVLTRHEQSAGFMAATYGRLTGKTGVSLSTLGPGATNLVTASAYAYLGGMPMMMITGQKPIKKSKQGRFQIIDVCGMMDPITKYTHQFASADNIPARMREAFRLAEEEKPGAVHLELPEDIAAEQTDALPIPRSLHRRPLAEHVAIEAAVEKLKTARNPILVIGAGANRKMTAKVLKQLIDKTGIPFITTQMGKGVVDERHPRFLGNAALSSGDFVHRAVEAADLIINIGHDVIEKPPFFMVRGGTEVIHINFRSAEVDAVYFPQVEVIGDIANAVWQISEALNDTSHWDFTRLMAIREANEAQIAEGADDNRFPVYPQRLVADIRRVLPSEGIVALDNGIYKIWFARNYKAHKPNTVLLDNALATMGAGLPSAMAAHLVHPDRPVISVCGDGGFMMNSQELETAVRLGMHITVVILRDDGYGMIRWKQANMGFTDFGLDYGNPDFVKYAEAYGANGHRVESAEGLLPLLEHCIKTPGVHVIDCPVDYSENDRILNSELRERALAV; translated from the coding sequence ATGGCCAAGGCCGCCGATGTCGTTGTGCAATGTCTGGAAAACGAAGGTGTCGAGTATGTGTTCGGCATTCCTGGTGAGGAAAACCTCGACCTGCTCGAATCCCTGCGCAAGTCGAAGATCAAGCTGGTACTGACCCGTCACGAGCAGTCTGCAGGCTTCATGGCTGCCACCTACGGCCGCCTGACCGGCAAGACCGGCGTCAGCCTGTCGACCCTCGGCCCTGGCGCCACCAACCTGGTTACCGCCAGCGCCTACGCCTACCTGGGCGGCATGCCGATGATGATGATCACCGGGCAGAAGCCGATCAAGAAGTCCAAGCAGGGCCGCTTCCAGATCATTGATGTGTGCGGCATGATGGACCCCATCACCAAGTACACCCACCAGTTCGCCTCGGCTGACAACATCCCGGCCCGCATGCGCGAAGCCTTCCGCCTGGCTGAAGAAGAGAAGCCAGGTGCGGTACACCTGGAACTGCCTGAAGACATCGCCGCCGAGCAGACCGACGCACTGCCGATCCCGCGCAGCCTGCACCGCCGCCCGCTGGCCGAACACGTGGCCATCGAAGCTGCAGTCGAGAAGCTGAAGACCGCCCGTAACCCGATTCTGGTGATCGGCGCTGGCGCCAACCGCAAGATGACCGCCAAGGTCCTCAAGCAGCTGATCGACAAGACCGGCATCCCGTTCATCACCACGCAGATGGGTAAAGGTGTGGTCGATGAGCGCCACCCGCGTTTCCTCGGTAACGCTGCACTGTCGTCGGGTGACTTCGTGCACCGCGCCGTCGAAGCGGCCGACCTGATCATCAACATCGGCCACGACGTGATCGAGAAGCCGCCGTTCTTCATGGTCCGCGGCGGCACCGAAGTCATCCACATCAACTTCCGCTCTGCCGAAGTCGATGCCGTGTACTTCCCGCAGGTGGAAGTGATCGGCGACATCGCCAACGCCGTGTGGCAGATCAGCGAAGCGCTGAACGACACGTCGCACTGGGACTTCACCCGCCTGATGGCCATCCGTGAAGCCAACGAAGCACAGATCGCCGAAGGCGCTGATGACAACCGCTTCCCGGTCTACCCGCAGCGCCTGGTGGCCGACATCCGTCGCGTACTGCCGTCCGAAGGCATCGTTGCCCTGGACAACGGCATCTACAAGATCTGGTTCGCCCGCAACTACAAGGCGCACAAACCGAACACCGTGCTGCTAGACAACGCCTTGGCCACCATGGGCGCCGGCCTGCCATCGGCCATGGCGGCGCACCTGGTGCACCCGGACCGCCCGGTGATCTCGGTGTGCGGCGACGGCGGCTTCATGATGAACAGCCAGGAGCTGGAAACGGCTGTACGCCTTGGCATGCACATCACCGTAGTGATCCTGCGTGACGATGGCTACGGCATGATCCGCTGGAAGCAGGCCAACATGGGCTTCACCGATTTCGGCCTGGACTACGGCAACCCGGACTTCGTCAAATACGCCGAAGCCTACGGTGCCAACGGCCACCGCGTGGAAAGCGCCGAAGGCCTGCTGCCACTGCTGGAACACTGCATCAAGACCCCAGGCGTGCACGTGATCGACTGCCCGGTCGATTACAGCGAGAACGACCGCATCCTCAACAGCGAGCTGCGTGAGCGCGCGCTGGCGGTGTAA